TTCACCGGCACCCTGACCGGCCGCTACACGGACGGCGCGGCAGGCGTCGTACGGGCGAAGACGGGCACGCTGACCGGCGTGAACACCCTGGCGGGGACGGTCGTCGACCAGGACGGCCGGCTGCTGGCGTTCGCGTTCCTGGCGTCGGACACCACCAGCCCGGCGGCGGCGCAGTCGGCGCTGGACCGGACCGCCACGGCGCTGGCGGCGTGCGGCTGCCGCTGACGGCGTGAACCCACGCACTCCGGCCGCACCGCCGGTCAACTCATCAGCACGGGCCACCCGGCCGACCGTCACGCCCTGCCCCAAGAGGGAACGCTCACGTACGGTTGACGCATGACGAGCATCGGTGGTGCCGAGATGGTCGACTGGAATCTCGCGGTCGCGACCGCGACCCGGCTCGTACGGCCGGGCCCCGACGTGAGCCGCGACGAGGCCCGAGAGGTCGTCGCGGAACTGCGTCGGCATGCCAAGGCCTCGGAGGAACACGTCCGCGGTTTCACCCGTCTGGGGACGGAGGAGACGCACGACACCCCGGTCCTCGTCGTCGACCGCCCCGGCTGGGTGAGGGCGAACGTCGCCGGCTTCCGGGAGATCCTCAAGCCGCTGCTGGAGAAGATGCAGGAGCGGCGCAGCAACACGCCGGGCGGAGCGGTCCTCGGCGCGGTCGGCGGCAAGGTCACCGGTGTCGAACTGGGCATGCTGCTGTCGTTCCTGGCCTCCCGCGTCCTCGGCCAGTACGAGACCTTCGCCCCGTCCACCCGCGACCTCCCGGCCGGCGAGAACGGCGGCGGCCGGCTGCTCCTGGTGGCGCCCAACATCGTGCACGTGGAGCGCGAACTCGACGTCCAGCCCCACGACTTCCGCCTGTGGGTCTGCCTGCACGAGGAGACCCACCGCACGCAGTTCACCGCGGTGCCCTGGCTGCGCGACCACCTCGAGGGCGAGATCCAGTCTTTTCTCGCCGAGACGGACGTCGACCCGATGACCGTCCTGGAGCGCGTCCGGGAGGCCGCCCAGTCGCTCGCCGGGGGACGCCCGGAGGGCGAGGAGGACGACGGAGGCCGCTCCTTCGTGGAGATCGTGCAGACGCCCGCCCAGCGGGAGATCCTCGGGCGGCTCACCGCCGTGATGTCCCTGCTGGAGGGCCACGCCGACTTCGTGATGGACGGGGTGGGACCGGCCGTCGTGCCGAGCGTCTCCGAGATCCGCGAGAAGTTCCAGCAGCGTCGCGCGAAGGGCGCCTCGCGGCTGGACATCGCCCTGCGCAAGCTGCTCGGCCTGGACGCCAAGCTCAGGCAGTACCGCGACGGCGAGCGGTTCGTACGGGCCGTCGTCGAGGAGGTCGGCATGGACGGCTTCAACCGCGTGTGGACGTCCCCCAACACCCTCCCCACGAAGGCGGAGATCGCCAAACCGGCGGACTGGGTCGCGCGGGTGCACCGCAAGAGCGAGTCGTGAGCGTCCTGGGAAGGTCGTGAAACGAATCCGGCCGACGGCAGGCGAACGCCCCTTCAATCACCCGTCCGAGGGACCGTGAGCCATGGGTAGGCGTGCGATGCTCGGGGAACGCCCCGGTTCTGTCACCATCTACACACTCTGAGTGACCGGCCTCGGGTTCACCCCCCGAAAACTTCATGAAGGGAACCGGACATGGGTCCCCATCCTGCGGTCGCGGCGATACGCCTGGCGGTCCGCCGCGTCCTGCACGACATCCTCAACGACTTGAGCTCCGAGCCGCCCGCGGCCTCCGGATCTTCCGCTGTCTCCGGGTCCTCCGCTGCTTCCGGGCGGACCGTGGTCGCCGAGCAGCGCCCGCACGAGCGCCGGTCCTCGCCGCTCGTGCTCGTGGCATGCTCCGGCGGCGCCGACTCGATCGCCCTCGCCTCGGCCCTCGCCTTCGAGGCCCCCAAGCTCGGCATCCGCGCCGGTGGCGTCACCGTCGACCACGGCCTGCAGCCCGGCTCCGACCTGCGCGCCGAGGAAGTCGCCCTGCGCCTGCGCGAGTTGGGCCTCGACCCCGTCGACTCCATCACCGTGACCGTCGGCCGCGAAGGCGGCCCGGAAGCCGCCGCACGCGACGCCCGCTACGCCGCCCTCGACGCCGCCGCCGCCCGCCACGGCGCCGACGCGATCCTGCTCGGCCACACCCGCGACGACCAGGCCGAGACCGTCCTGCTCGGCCTCGCCCGCGGCTCCGGCATCCGCTCCCTGTCCGGAATGGCCGCGGTCTCGGGGGCCGGCGGCCGTTACCGCCGCCCCTTCCTCCAGCTCGACCGACAGACCGCCCGCAAGGCCTGCATGGTCCAGTCCCTGCCCGTCTGGGACGACCCCCACAACGCCGACCCCGCCTACACCCGCTCCCGGCTGCGCCACGAGGGCCTGCCCGCCCTGGAGAAGGCGCTCGGCAAGGGCGTCGTCGAGGCTCTCGCCCGGACGGCTCAGCTCTCCCGCGACGACGCGGACGCCCTCGACACCTGGGCGCGCCAGGCCGAGGCCTCCGTACGGGACGCCGCCGGTCTGCTGGAGTGCGCCAAGCTCTACGCCCTGCCGCCCGCCGTGCGCCGCCGCATCCTGCGCCAGGCCGCCATCGAGGCCGGCGCCCCCGCGGGTTCCCTGTTCGCCCGGCACATCGAGGAAGTCGACCGGCTGATCACCGGCTGGCGCGGCCAGGGGGCCATCAACCTGCCCGGCAAAGTCGTCGCCCAGCGCCAGGGTGGCAGACTGGTGATTCGGCAAGGCTGAATCTCATCCCTTTTGTGGGGGCCGGACCCCTCCCGGGGCCCGGGCAGCCGGTGGGACGACCGAAAGTGATGCGGGTGGACGCGAAAGACATGGGTGCCGACCTCCAGCAGGTGCTCATCACCAAGGAAGAGATCGACGCGAAGCTGGCCGAGCTGGCCGCGAAGATCGACGCGGAGTACGCGGGCAAGGACCTGCTCATCGTCGGTGTCCTCAAGGGCGCGGTGATGGTCATGGCCGACCTCGCGCGGGCGCTGTCCACCCCCGTCACCATGGACTGGATGGCCGTGTCGTCGTACGGCGCGGGCACCCAGTCCTCCGGAGTGGTGCGGATCCTCAAGGACCTCGACACCGACATCAAGGGCAAGCACGTCCTGATCGTCGAGGACATCATCGACTCCGGGCTGACGCTGTCCTGGCTGATCAACAACCTCGGCTCCCGCGAGCCCGAGTCCCTGAAGATCTGCACCCTGCTGCGCAAGCCGGACGCCGCCAAGGTGGCCATCGACGTCGAGTGGGTGGGCTTCGACATTCCGAACGAATTCGTCGTCGGCTACGGCCTCGACTACGCCGAGAAGTACCGCAACCTCCCGTTCGTCGGTACGCTCGCGCCCCACGTCTACGGCGGCTGACCAGCCCCTGGGGCCACCCTCGGGGCCAAGAGGGCCGTCTTTGTAGGACGATCGGGAACCCCAGCGGGTTTCGCGCCGTTGGAGCATGCAGACGGGTCAGCCAGCCCGGCCGTGCGGCTTCGGGCGACAATGCTGGGGTACCGTCAGAAGAACTGTCTTATCAAACTCACTATGGCAGGAGGGACGGGGCGGCACCGCTCCGTGTGGATGGACGTGAAGCGATACTTCCGTGGGCCGGTCATGTGGATCGTGCTGGCCGTCCTTGCCGTGGTCGTGTTGATGCAGGTCGTCGGTTCGTCCGGCGGCTACAAGACGGTGGACACAGGCCAGGTCGTCGCAGCGATCAACGACAACAAGGTGGAACAGGCCAAGCTGACCACCGGTGACGAGCAGACCATCAAGGTCCAGCTCAAGTCTGGCGAAAAGGTCGAGGGCAGCTCGAAGATCCAGGCGAGCTACATCGGCGACCAGGGCGTGGCCATCGCCAACACGCTGCAGACCAAATACCAGGACAAGCAGATCCCGGACGGCTACACCGTGTCGCCGTCCAAGCAGAACCCCTTCCTGGGCATCCTGCTCTCGCTGCTTCCCTTCGTTCTGATCGTGGTCGTCTTCCTGTTCCTGATGAACCAGATGCAGGGCGGCGGCTCCCGGGTCATGAACTTCGGGAAGTCCAAGGCCAAGCTGATCACCAAGGACACGCCGAAGACGACGTTCGCCGACGTCGCGGGCTGCGACGAGGCTGTCGAGGAACTCCACGAGATCAAGGAGTTCCTGCAGGAGCCGGCGAAGTTCCAGGCCGTCGGCGCCAAGATCCCCAAGGGCGTGCTGCTCTACGGCCGCCCCGGCACCGGCAAGACGCTGCTCGCGCGTGCCGTCGCCGGTGAGGCGGGGGTCCCGTTCTACTCGATCTCCGGTTCCGACTTCGTCGAGATGTTCGTCGGTGTCGGTGCCTCCCGGGTCCGTGACCTGTTCGAGCAGGCCAAGGCGAACGCCCCGGCGATCGTCTTCGTCGACGAGATCGACGCGGTCGGCCGCCACCGCGGCGCCGGCCTCGGCGGCGGTCACGACGAGCGCGAGCAGACGCTGAACCAGCTGCTCGTCGAGATGGACGGCTTCGACGTCAAGGGTGGTGTGATTCTCATCGCGGCCACCAACCGTCCGGACATCCTCGACCCGGCGCTGCTGCGCCCGGGCCGCTTCGACCGCCAGATCGCGGTCGACCCGCCGGACCTGCAGGGCCGTCTGGAGATCCTCAAGGTCCACCAGAAGGGCAAGCCGGTCGCGCCCGACGTCGACCTCGCGGCGGTCGCCCGCCGTACTCCGGGCTTCACCGGTGCGGACCTGAGCAACGTCCTCAACGAGGCGGCTCTGCTCACGGCCCGCAGCGACCGCAAGCTCATCGACAACTCGATGCTCGACGAGGCCATCGACCGTGTGGTGGCGGGCCCGCAGAAGCGGACCCGGATCATGTCGGACAAGGAGAAGAAGATCACCGCGTACCACGAGGGCGGACACGCCCTGGTCGCGGCGGCTTCCCCGAACTCCGACCCGGTCCACAAGATCACCATCCTGAGCCGCGGCCGTGCGCTGGGCTACACGATGGTGCTCCCGGACGAGGACAAGTACTCGACCACCCGCAACGAGATGCTCGACCAGCTCGCCTACATGCTGGGCGGCCGGGCGGCCGAGGAACTGGTCTTCCACGACCCGACCACGGGCGCGGCGAACGACATCGAGAAGGCCACCACCACGGCCCGCGCGATGGTCACCCAGTACGGGATGACCGAGCGGCTCGGCGCCATCAAGTTCGGCGGCGACAACACCGAGCCGTTCCTCGGACGTGAGATGGCTCACCAGCGCGACTACTCGGAAGAGGTCGCCGCGCTGGTGGACGAGGAAGTCAAGAAGCTCATCGAGAACGCGCACAACGAGGCCTGGGAGATCCTGGTCGAGAACCGCGACGTCCTCGACAACCTCGTCCTGCAACTGCTGGAGAAGGAGACGCTGAACAAGGAGGAGATCGCCGAGATCTTCGCCCCCATCGTCAAGCGCCCGCCCCGGCCCGCCTGGACCGGTTCCTCGCGGCGCACGCCGTCCACCCGCCCGCCGGTGCTCTCCCCCAGGGAGCTCGCACTGACCAACGGTGCCAACGGCGCGACCCCGGCGATCTCCACCGCCAAGTCGACGGCGACGGAGCACGCCCCGGCGACCGAGGCGATCCCGGAGGACCGCCCGGAGAGCTGACCTCGTCCTTCCGTCCGTCGGGACCGGAATGGCTGTACGCGCCCCCCAGGTTTTAGCCTGGGGGGCGCGGCGTTTTCAGCCAGGCCGCAGACGAGGCGCGTGGCCCGCACGCGTGACCCGCAAAGGAACGAGAATCCACATGACCGACCCCGTGACGCTGGACGGCGAAGGCAGCATCGGCGAGTTCGACGAGAAGCGTGCCGAGAACGCCGTCCGTGAGCTGCTGATCGCGGTCGGGGAGGACCCGGACCGAGAGGGTCTCAAGGAGACGCCGGCGCGGGTGGCGCGGGCGTACAAGGAGATCTTCGCGGGACTGTGGCAGAAGCCCGAGGACGTGCTGACGACGACGTTCGACCTGGGGCACGACGAGATGGTCCTGGTGAAGGACATCGAGGTGCTCAGCTCGTGCGAGCACCACCTCGTGCCGTTCGTCGGCGTCGCCCACGTCGGGTACATCCCGTCGGCGGACGGCAAGATCACGGGACTGTCGAAGCTGGCCCGGCTGGTGGACGTCTACGCCCGCCGTCCGCAGGTGCAGGAACGTCTCACCACGCAGATCGCCGACTCGCTGATGAAGATCCTGGAGCCGCGCGGCGTGATCGTGGTCGTCGAGTGCGAGCACATGTGCATGTCCATGCGCGGTGTCCGCAAGCCGGGCGCCAAGACCATAACGTCGGCGGTGCGCGGGCAGCTGCGCGATCCCGCGACCCGCAACGAGGCCATGAGCCTGATCATGGCGAAGTAGGGCCCGCCGGGGCCTCGGCCCCAGTGTCGGTGCCGCGGTGTCGATGCCCCGGCGTCGGTGTGGCTGTGTCGGTGTCCTGGCCGTCAGGCCGGAGAGGCTGCGCCGTTGTCGGTCTCGTCGTCGTCCGGGAGCTTGCACACGCGCTCCAGGAACACGGCCGCCGCTATCACCGCGATGCCCGCCACGACCGAGAAGCCGGCGTAGATGGCCTGGTCGCGGCGGGCCGGGATGTCCAGGAGCTCCAGCAGGAAGACACCGGTGCCGCCGTACATGCCGGCGACCAGCGCCGCGACCAGCGCGCTGGCCTGGCCGAAGACGACCGCGCGGGCCGCCATCAGGGGGTCGACGCCCTTGGCCTCGGGCCGGCGCTCGCGCTGGGCCTTGAGGCGGCCGCGGATCGAGAGCGCCGTGGCCAGCAGGACCACGGCGATCAGGGCGAGGACGATGGGGGCGGCCAGGGGGACACTGGGGAGCGTCCCGATCGAGTTCCACAGGCGGGCGCCCGCCCAGGACAGGACTCCGGCCACGACGAACACGCCTGCCAGCACCCTGATGCGCAGCTCTCTCACGGTGTCCCTTCAGCTCCCCCGGTTGACGGGCCCTACCCGTGGACCGGGTCGTCCCACGCCCGCGGACGTGTTCGTCCCGGCTTTGTCGTCTTGACCTTAACGACTACTCGGGCAGGTGGAGTTCCAGGTCCCCGCGAGGCTCCACGCCGTGCCGGGTGACGGTGTCCAGGAGGCCGGCGACCGGACCGCGGCCGGGGAGCTGGGCGTCGGGGTCGACGTCGTGCCAGGGGGCGAGGACGAAGGCGCGTTCGTGGGCGCGGGGGTGCGGAAGGGTCAGCAACGGGTCGTCGGAGAGGACACCGTCGTACGCGACGATGTCGACGTCGAGGGTGCGCGCGCCCCAGCGCTCGTCCCGTACGCGGTGGAAAGCCTCCTCGACCGCGTGCGCCCGCTCCAGGAGCGAGGACGGGGGCAGGGTCGTCTTCAGCAGCACCACCGCGTTGAAGTACGAGGGCTGGCTGCCCGGCTCTACGCCCCACGGCTCCGTCTCGTACACCCGCGACACGGCCTTGACCCGGACACCCGGGGTGTCCTCCAGGGCGTCGATGGCGCCCTGGAGGGTCTCCAGGCGGTTGCCGAGATTCGAGCCGAGGGAGATGACGGCCCGTTTCGGGTTGTGCAGGGTGGTGTCGGCGGCGTCCACCTGCTGCACGACGGAGGCGGGCACCGGCTGTACGGTCGGGTCGCTGTGACCTTCGGTGAAGAACGCGGTCATACTCGGCTCCGGGTGATGGTGACGGTCACGTCGTCGAAGGGGACCGTGATCGGCGCGTCCGGCTTGTGGACGCACACTTCGACCTCCTGGACCCCGTCGTGCTTCAGACAGGCCTGGGCGATGCGCTCGGCGAGCGTCTCGATGAGATTGACGGGCTCGCCCTCGACGACGGCCACGACCTCCTCCGCCACGATGCCGTAGTGCACGGTCTTCGCCAGGTCGTCGTCGGCCGCGGCCGGCCGGGTGTCCAGCCCGAGGACGAGGTCCACGATGAAGGTCTGGCCCTCCTCGCGTTCCTTGGGGAACACACCGTGGTGCCCGCGGGCCTTCAGGCCGCGCAGCGCGACACGATCCACGCGAATCACTCCTGCAATCGTCGGTGACGGCCGGTCACTGCCGTGTGCGGGCGGCACACCGGCCTCGAACGAATCTACCCGCGGACACTGACAGGCCCCGGCCACGGGGGCGGGCCAGTGCCGGGACCAGGAGGTTTCGTCGTGTGTTTCCCCTGGGGAACCCGGCGGCTCACGGGTTGGTAGCCGCCCCTACCCAGCACGTGGTGATTCCAACCACTTCTTGCCCCCGGCGGGTGCCGATGTGGCCCGCGAGGGTGCCTGCGGGTCTTCTCGGAGGGTCGCCTACCCCGTCAGGTGGGGGTGTCCTCGTCCTCGGCCTCGTCGTTTTCGGACAGAACCGGGGAGGCGTGGTGCGACCACATCTTCCAGCCGTCGGGTGTGCGGCGGAACACGTTCGTGGCGACCACCAGCTGCCCGACGAGCGGGCCGAGCTCCTCGCCGCCCTCGGGCGCGGGGCCGCCGCTGAGGATGTTCTCCGTGCAGGTGACCAGTGCGGTGTCGCCGGTGACGGAGACGTGCACGTCGGTGAGGAAGAACTGGATGTAGTCGGTGTTCGCCATGATCAGGGCGTACGACCGCAGGACCTCGCCGCGGCCGGTCAGCACCGGCCAGCCGGGGTGCACGCAGGAGACCACGCCGGCGTCCGCCGGGTCGTGGTACTCCTCGTCGATGCCCAGGTCGGCGGGGGTGAGCCAGAGGGAGGACAGTTCCTCGAAGTCGCCGCGCTCCAGGGCCTCGTAGAAGGCGGTGTTGGCTGCCTCGACCTGCTCGACGTCCGTGTGGGGGGCGCTCACCGGGCTCCCTCTGCGCCGGGGGCGGCCGGGCGGGGCGCGTGCTCGGCGGTGCGCGCCTCCTCCACGGCGCGCGCGACCCGTACCGCGTCCGCCGTGGCGCGCACCTCGTGCACGCGCACCGCCCACGCGCCGGCGTGCGCCGCGAGCGCGGAGACGGCGGCCGTCGCGGCGTCGCGCTCGCGCGCGGGCGGCGGCGCGCCCTCCGGCCCTGCGAGGACGCGGCCGAGGAACCGCTTGCGGGAGGCGGCGACGAGGAGCGGGTGGCCGAGCACGAGCAGGCGGTCGAGGTGGGCCAGGAGAGTGAGGTCGTGTCCGGCGTCCTTGGAGAAGCCGAGGCCCGGGTCGACGACGACGCGGTCCGGGGCGATGCCGCCGGCCAGGACGGCCTCCACGCGCGCGCGGAGTTCGTCGACGACCTCGGTGACGACGTCGTCGTACGCGCCCCTGACGTTGGCGCCCTCCAGGAGTCCGCGCCAGTGCATGACGACGAAGGGGGCGCCGGAAGCGGCGACGACGGGGATCATCGCGGGGTCCGCGAGCCCGCCGCTGACGTCGTTGACGAGGCGGGCGCCGGCGGCGAGCGCCTGCTCGGCGACGGACGCGCGCATGGTGTCGACGGAGACGGTGACGCCCTCGGAGGCGAGTCCGCGCACCACGGGGATGACGCGCCTGAGTTCCTCGGCCTCGTCGACGCGGGTGGCGCCCGGGCGGGTGGACTCGCCGCCGACGTCGACCATGTCCGCGCCCTCGGCGACCAGCTCGAGACCGTGTTTGACGGCGGCCGTGGTGTCGAAGAAGCGGCCGCCGTCGGAGAAGGAATCGGGGGTGACGTTCACGACTCCCATGACCGCGCAGCGGTCCCACTCGGGAAGGCCCGCGACGCGCCCGCGTCCGCTCTGCTTGCTCATACGTTCAGCGTAGGCCCCGGACCGGGCCGTAAGACGCCACGGTCGGCCCTGGAACGCGACGGCCCGGACGGAAGCCCCTCGGGCTGGAGGGGCGGGGCTTCCGTCCGGGCCTGTCCTTCGCGGCGTACGGCCGTCCGGTCGTCCCGTCCGGCCGGCGCTCACGCCACGCGCTCGGGGTCCCTCACGCGGCGCGTACGTCGCGCTCCGCGACGGAGTGGGT
The sequence above is drawn from the Streptomyces sp. SLBN-31 genome and encodes:
- a CDS encoding nuclear transport factor 2 family protein, with product MSAPHTDVEQVEAANTAFYEALERGDFEELSSLWLTPADLGIDEEYHDPADAGVVSCVHPGWPVLTGRGEVLRSYALIMANTDYIQFFLTDVHVSVTGDTALVTCTENILSGGPAPEGGEELGPLVGQLVVATNVFRRTPDGWKMWSHHASPVLSENDEAEDEDTPT
- the folE gene encoding GTP cyclohydrolase I FolE; amino-acid sequence: MTDPVTLDGEGSIGEFDEKRAENAVRELLIAVGEDPDREGLKETPARVARAYKEIFAGLWQKPEDVLTTTFDLGHDEMVLVKDIEVLSSCEHHLVPFVGVAHVGYIPSADGKITGLSKLARLVDVYARRPQVQERLTTQIADSLMKILEPRGVIVVVECEHMCMSMRGVRKPGAKTITSAVRGQLRDPATRNEAMSLIMAK
- the folB gene encoding dihydroneopterin aldolase, whose protein sequence is MDRVALRGLKARGHHGVFPKEREEGQTFIVDLVLGLDTRPAAADDDLAKTVHYGIVAEEVVAVVEGEPVNLIETLAERIAQACLKHDGVQEVEVCVHKPDAPITVPFDDVTVTITRSRV
- the folK gene encoding 2-amino-4-hydroxy-6-hydroxymethyldihydropteridine diphosphokinase — translated: MTAFFTEGHSDPTVQPVPASVVQQVDAADTTLHNPKRAVISLGSNLGNRLETLQGAIDALEDTPGVRVKAVSRVYETEPWGVEPGSQPSYFNAVVLLKTTLPPSSLLERAHAVEEAFHRVRDERWGARTLDVDIVAYDGVLSDDPLLTLPHPRAHERAFVLAPWHDVDPDAQLPGRGPVAGLLDTVTRHGVEPRGDLELHLPE
- the tilS gene encoding tRNA lysidine(34) synthetase TilS → MGPHPAVAAIRLAVRRVLHDILNDLSSEPPAASGSSAVSGSSAASGRTVVAEQRPHERRSSPLVLVACSGGADSIALASALAFEAPKLGIRAGGVTVDHGLQPGSDLRAEEVALRLRELGLDPVDSITVTVGREGGPEAAARDARYAALDAAAARHGADAILLGHTRDDQAETVLLGLARGSGIRSLSGMAAVSGAGGRYRRPFLQLDRQTARKACMVQSLPVWDDPHNADPAYTRSRLRHEGLPALEKALGKGVVEALARTAQLSRDDADALDTWARQAEASVRDAAGLLECAKLYALPPAVRRRILRQAAIEAGAPAGSLFARHIEEVDRLITGWRGQGAINLPGKVVAQRQGGRLVIRQG
- the folP gene encoding dihydropteroate synthase translates to MSKQSGRGRVAGLPEWDRCAVMGVVNVTPDSFSDGGRFFDTTAAVKHGLELVAEGADMVDVGGESTRPGATRVDEAEELRRVIPVVRGLASEGVTVSVDTMRASVAEQALAAGARLVNDVSGGLADPAMIPVVAASGAPFVVMHWRGLLEGANVRGAYDDVVTEVVDELRARVEAVLAGGIAPDRVVVDPGLGFSKDAGHDLTLLAHLDRLLVLGHPLLVAASRKRFLGRVLAGPEGAPPPARERDAATAAVSALAAHAGAWAVRVHEVRATADAVRVARAVEEARTAEHAPRPAAPGAEGAR
- a CDS encoding DUF3180 domain-containing protein, giving the protein MRELRIRVLAGVFVVAGVLSWAGARLWNSIGTLPSVPLAAPIVLALIAVVLLATALSIRGRLKAQRERRPEAKGVDPLMAARAVVFGQASALVAALVAGMYGGTGVFLLELLDIPARRDQAIYAGFSVVAGIAVIAAAVFLERVCKLPDDDETDNGAASPA
- the hpt gene encoding hypoxanthine phosphoribosyltransferase, encoding MRVDAKDMGADLQQVLITKEEIDAKLAELAAKIDAEYAGKDLLIVGVLKGAVMVMADLARALSTPVTMDWMAVSSYGAGTQSSGVVRILKDLDTDIKGKHVLIVEDIIDSGLTLSWLINNLGSREPESLKICTLLRKPDAAKVAIDVEWVGFDIPNEFVVGYGLDYAEKYRNLPFVGTLAPHVYGG
- a CDS encoding zinc-dependent metalloprotease; translated protein: MTSIGGAEMVDWNLAVATATRLVRPGPDVSRDEAREVVAELRRHAKASEEHVRGFTRLGTEETHDTPVLVVDRPGWVRANVAGFREILKPLLEKMQERRSNTPGGAVLGAVGGKVTGVELGMLLSFLASRVLGQYETFAPSTRDLPAGENGGGRLLLVAPNIVHVERELDVQPHDFRLWVCLHEETHRTQFTAVPWLRDHLEGEIQSFLAETDVDPMTVLERVREAAQSLAGGRPEGEEDDGGRSFVEIVQTPAQREILGRLTAVMSLLEGHADFVMDGVGPAVVPSVSEIREKFQQRRAKGASRLDIALRKLLGLDAKLRQYRDGERFVRAVVEEVGMDGFNRVWTSPNTLPTKAEIAKPADWVARVHRKSES
- the ftsH gene encoding ATP-dependent zinc metalloprotease FtsH; its protein translation is MDVKRYFRGPVMWIVLAVLAVVVLMQVVGSSGGYKTVDTGQVVAAINDNKVEQAKLTTGDEQTIKVQLKSGEKVEGSSKIQASYIGDQGVAIANTLQTKYQDKQIPDGYTVSPSKQNPFLGILLSLLPFVLIVVVFLFLMNQMQGGGSRVMNFGKSKAKLITKDTPKTTFADVAGCDEAVEELHEIKEFLQEPAKFQAVGAKIPKGVLLYGRPGTGKTLLARAVAGEAGVPFYSISGSDFVEMFVGVGASRVRDLFEQAKANAPAIVFVDEIDAVGRHRGAGLGGGHDEREQTLNQLLVEMDGFDVKGGVILIAATNRPDILDPALLRPGRFDRQIAVDPPDLQGRLEILKVHQKGKPVAPDVDLAAVARRTPGFTGADLSNVLNEAALLTARSDRKLIDNSMLDEAIDRVVAGPQKRTRIMSDKEKKITAYHEGGHALVAAASPNSDPVHKITILSRGRALGYTMVLPDEDKYSTTRNEMLDQLAYMLGGRAAEELVFHDPTTGAANDIEKATTTARAMVTQYGMTERLGAIKFGGDNTEPFLGREMAHQRDYSEEVAALVDEEVKKLIENAHNEAWEILVENRDVLDNLVLQLLEKETLNKEEIAEIFAPIVKRPPRPAWTGSSRRTPSTRPPVLSPRELALTNGANGATPAISTAKSTATEHAPATEAIPEDRPES